The following proteins are encoded in a genomic region of Spirosoma sp. SC4-14:
- a CDS encoding DNA-binding protein has protein sequence MEVICLHDEAFYALIDKVLERVQQQQAVKEDKWISGSEAMKKLRIQSKTTLQKLRDEGSIRFSQPERKLILYDSDSINDYLSRHTKETF, from the coding sequence ATGGAAGTTATCTGTCTACACGATGAAGCCTTTTATGCCCTAATTGACAAGGTTCTTGAACGGGTTCAGCAACAGCAAGCGGTCAAGGAGGATAAATGGATTTCAGGCAGCGAGGCCATGAAGAAATTGCGTATTCAGAGCAAAACGACTTTGCAGAAACTCCGTGATGAAGGCAGTATCCGGTTTTCGCAGCCTGAGAGAAAGCTCATCCTATACGACAGCGATTCCATCAACGACTATTTATCTCGCCACACTAAAGAAACCTTTTAG
- a CDS encoding WYL domain-containing protein → MDQIQTLRRRLHIIRIVDRPFLYPSLKKLVAQLSEDFDAVSERTVERDIRAIGAVYQIYIRNNRRKGGYYLDLPTDEDVADFEQFVQLLERRERLEFLTSSVASIRGIGRHLQLEHNTQFTGNGHLPLLWQALQTGRCVEFVYRKFEKEADEGKLRRVEPGLLLEYRNRFYLDCFDLEANQPRTFGLDRLHGLTLTDQPISTARTGQRRTDRRHAIGVTCPPDLEPQRVVLRFQTSEANYVRSLPLHSSQRLIQEVPGFVDLELTVILNHELEREILAFGELVEVLEPAELRVRLAARVRILSEKYF, encoded by the coding sequence ATGGATCAAATCCAGACCTTGCGTCGACGGCTGCATATCATTCGCATAGTCGACCGACCTTTTTTGTATCCGTCCCTCAAAAAGCTGGTTGCTCAACTCAGTGAGGACTTCGATGCGGTTTCGGAACGGACCGTTGAGCGAGACATCCGGGCGATTGGAGCGGTCTATCAAATTTATATTCGAAATAACCGGCGCAAAGGGGGCTATTACCTTGATCTGCCCACCGATGAAGATGTGGCTGACTTCGAGCAGTTTGTGCAACTGCTCGAACGACGAGAACGGTTGGAGTTTCTGACGTCGTCGGTAGCGAGTATTCGGGGCATTGGGCGCCATTTGCAACTTGAGCATAACACACAGTTTACAGGAAACGGACATTTGCCTCTGTTATGGCAGGCACTACAAACAGGTCGCTGTGTGGAGTTTGTCTACCGAAAGTTTGAGAAAGAAGCCGACGAAGGAAAGCTCCGACGGGTAGAACCGGGTTTACTGCTGGAATACCGCAATCGATTTTATCTGGATTGTTTTGATCTGGAAGCCAATCAGCCACGCACCTTCGGCCTGGATCGGTTGCACGGGCTTACGCTGACCGATCAGCCTATTTCCACCGCCCGTACAGGCCAGCGTCGAACCGACCGCCGACACGCTATTGGAGTAACCTGTCCGCCTGATCTCGAACCTCAACGGGTGGTCCTGCGCTTCCAGACCAGCGAAGCCAACTACGTCCGTTCACTACCGTTGCACAGTAGTCAGCGGCTGATTCAGGAAGTCCCCGGTTTTGTTGATCTGGAATTGACCGTTATTCTCAACCACGAACTTGAGCGTGAAATCCTGGCATTCGGCGAACTAGTCGAAGTGCTGGAACCGGCTGAACTGCGGGTGAGGTTGGCTGCTCGTGTACGAATACTAAGCGAAAAATACTTTTAA
- a CDS encoding CRISPR-associated endoribonuclease Cas6, producing MRLQLQLTPTTQPLPYDHLHQLTSTLHKWLGRNDIHDGLSLYSFGWLRGGESRNGSLRFPKGAIWNISFFDEEKARQALGGILDQPELGFGMRVAEIREVAPPAFQHHHYFLTDGSSIVIRQKRPDGSRAYLLWDDPATDQALTQSFQRKLTAAGFSGADLGVTASFDRTYQNARTRKIAIKGTNHRGSECPVIVKGTSDALHFAWTVGLGELTGSGFGALR from the coding sequence ATGCGCCTTCAACTACAACTAACTCCTACTACTCAGCCGCTACCTTACGACCACTTGCATCAACTTACTAGCACCCTGCACAAATGGCTGGGTCGAAATGATATTCATGATGGTTTAAGCCTCTACAGCTTCGGCTGGTTACGAGGGGGCGAAAGCCGCAACGGTTCCTTGCGCTTTCCCAAAGGAGCTATCTGGAATATTTCGTTTTTTGACGAAGAGAAAGCTCGACAAGCACTGGGTGGTATACTTGATCAGCCAGAACTAGGGTTTGGAATGCGGGTTGCTGAAATTCGGGAAGTTGCTCCGCCTGCCTTTCAACATCATCATTATTTCCTGACGGATGGCTCTTCGATTGTTATTCGTCAGAAACGTCCCGATGGCTCGCGAGCCTATCTACTCTGGGATGATCCAGCTACTGACCAGGCATTAACGCAGTCATTCCAGCGCAAACTCACAGCGGCTGGTTTTTCAGGAGCTGACCTCGGTGTGACGGCTTCGTTCGACCGTACTTACCAAAATGCTCGTACTCGAAAGATCGCTATTAAAGGTACTAATCATCGGGGAAGTGAATGCCCGGTGATTGTTAAGGGAACTTCTGATGCACTACATTTTGCCTGGACGGTGGGACTCGGTGAATTAACGGGCAGTGGTTTTGGTGCATTACGTTAA
- the cas3 gene encoding CRISPR-associated helicase Cas3', with product MKLSAKSPEQGGLTLLQHTQHVVDCILKMAREYGFNTRLARLGAVLHDLGKAHPYFQRVLQGKIGTVENNESDPHRHEISSLLFLPLFDRRDWPVLIDMVVAHHKSLKALQNNNASRRGLNDLRNDFGTNDVFLRHADYTYSGCQEVWEIWSARVEPVVKVFKLNYRSISRKEAREAFDYAIEYCKSRPTGRSRWRGLLMSADHFASEHMHDAKSLLNSYYKRPNLTYYSRQSDLHPLSLLPTDRRNRHTLVIAPTGAGKTDFLLRRCLGRVVYTLPFQASINAMYLRVNENLNKKDGKWLPRNEQTDVRRAHASSQIRLRDEKGKLIEEEQFRQRNPGASIKVTTPHQLASIVFKTSGHEAAALDVAGCDVILDEVHVYDNLARAMTLELVKDLVRLGCRVHIGTATIPDDLKQHLINALGGSRRVYQVQLKKRALTKFNRHEVSKLPDETSARALIKKVVTGENKERVLFVANRVKLAQERYQWAKKELPDVPVLLVHSRFRRCDRANLESLIDVFDKAEGPCIVIATQVVEVSLDISFDRLVTDAAPLDSLIQRFGRIHRRRTSDTIGTYKPVHVIAPATTDKDIQPYNADVVRRSFDLLPDGLLRETELQQLINQVYDKITVPPIDVHTAPIWELCHRPKSYLIDALEIDGAVCILAKDRETYLKPKGINRQELEIPVPWKSIAAFVAAKTFPLLEAGNYPYVIPDKLYQYDPEGITLGLVLPDKPESVRTGASSTTAKRMI from the coding sequence ATGAAACTCTCAGCAAAAAGTCCCGAACAGGGGGGATTAACGCTGTTACAACACACGCAGCACGTGGTCGACTGTATTTTGAAAATGGCACGGGAATACGGCTTTAACACGAGATTAGCTCGATTGGGTGCGGTACTGCATGACCTAGGCAAAGCTCATCCCTATTTTCAGCGCGTGTTACAGGGAAAGATCGGTACAGTAGAGAATAATGAATCTGATCCGCACCGGCACGAGATTTCGTCGCTGCTTTTTCTACCTTTATTCGACCGAAGGGATTGGCCTGTTCTAATTGATATGGTTGTTGCTCACCATAAATCATTAAAGGCATTACAGAATAATAACGCATCCAGACGTGGACTTAACGATCTGAGAAATGATTTTGGGACCAATGATGTATTCCTCCGGCATGCCGATTATACATACAGCGGTTGCCAGGAAGTGTGGGAAATTTGGTCGGCGCGGGTAGAGCCTGTAGTAAAAGTATTCAAGTTAAACTACCGTTCAATTAGCCGCAAAGAGGCCCGAGAAGCGTTTGATTACGCCATTGAGTACTGTAAAAGTCGACCTACTGGTCGGTCGCGATGGCGAGGTTTGCTGATGAGTGCTGATCATTTTGCCTCCGAGCACATGCACGATGCTAAGTCACTTCTTAATAGCTACTATAAGCGCCCTAATCTGACTTATTACAGTCGACAGTCTGATTTACACCCACTTTCATTACTGCCAACGGATCGCCGAAACCGGCACACACTGGTTATTGCGCCGACGGGGGCTGGAAAGACAGACTTTTTGCTACGCCGTTGTCTAGGGCGAGTCGTATATACGTTGCCGTTTCAGGCTTCAATCAATGCCATGTACCTTCGAGTAAACGAAAATTTAAACAAGAAGGATGGGAAATGGCTGCCTCGCAACGAGCAAACGGATGTTCGGCGGGCGCACGCATCGTCACAGATCAGGCTTCGGGACGAAAAAGGTAAGCTAATCGAAGAAGAACAATTCCGGCAGCGAAATCCAGGAGCTAGTATTAAAGTAACAACCCCACACCAGTTGGCTAGTATTGTCTTTAAGACTAGTGGTCATGAAGCGGCAGCACTCGACGTTGCTGGCTGCGACGTGATTTTAGATGAGGTGCATGTATACGATAATCTGGCTCGAGCAATGACACTTGAGTTAGTCAAAGATCTGGTACGGTTAGGATGCCGGGTGCATATTGGCACAGCTACTATTCCTGATGATCTAAAACAGCATCTCATTAATGCACTGGGTGGTAGCCGACGTGTTTACCAGGTTCAGTTAAAGAAGCGAGCGCTTACCAAATTTAACCGACACGAAGTGAGCAAGTTGCCAGATGAAACATCTGCTCGTGCGCTGATAAAAAAAGTAGTCACTGGTGAAAATAAGGAGCGCGTCTTGTTTGTCGCTAATCGCGTCAAACTTGCTCAAGAGCGATATCAATGGGCGAAAAAAGAATTGCCGGACGTGCCCGTATTGTTAGTCCATAGTCGTTTTCGACGGTGTGACAGAGCTAATTTGGAAAGCCTGATTGATGTATTTGACAAGGCAGAGGGGCCATGCATAGTCATTGCTACACAGGTTGTTGAAGTAAGTTTAGATATTTCGTTTGACCGACTAGTAACGGATGCCGCTCCATTGGATAGCTTGATTCAGCGTTTCGGGCGTATTCACCGTCGACGCACTTCCGATACGATTGGTACATATAAACCGGTTCACGTAATCGCACCAGCCACTACAGACAAAGACATCCAGCCTTATAATGCGGATGTGGTGCGACGCAGTTTTGATTTGTTGCCCGATGGATTACTACGTGAGACGGAGTTGCAGCAACTCATTAATCAGGTATATGATAAAATCACTGTTCCACCGATTGATGTTCACACCGCTCCTATTTGGGAACTATGTCATCGGCCGAAATCATACCTGATTGATGCTCTTGAAATAGATGGAGCCGTTTGCATTCTGGCCAAGGATCGGGAAACTTACTTAAAACCGAAAGGTATAAACCGTCAGGAATTAGAGATTCCCGTTCCCTGGAAAAGTATTGCCGCTTTCGTTGCTGCCAAAACCTTTCCTTTGCTCGAAGCCGGTAATTATCCATACGTTATCCCAGATAAGTTGTATCAATATGACCCAGAAGGTATCACACTAGGACTTGTATTGCCCGATAAACCAGAATCGGTGCGCACGGGAGCTTCCTCAACTACAGCTAAACGAATGATCTGA
- a CDS encoding CRISPR-associated protein Cas7, protein MKPYLYLRGLKVAEHTVFAVQDGQKNYYDPTFNKRVSYSSGQQVKRSLLDMLSETLEENRAPVTFNYEINNKDELGNKEPWSPCDPTYADQLIGGWMRARPGVVTLKRRSPLSISAMRPLHPLLVSMTNENLTFDRSDRPDNNPIRVINAAGEALSEEQINDYLTRKQRTLPRRHWIPDNSRTTGLFVFDVAIDLNRLFSVSINQHEPELTADSLQNLRDAGWVASADGERLIAPAERRTEIIPALASALVNWHITSNQARTYSPQTMLAITIGDNASRIAGAIRADLDAEQNRDNSYRAIPVVEPIDGVDLFTSLACKGYVPGVSGSVDALEQAEQRLIELLSAYNYEN, encoded by the coding sequence ATGAAACCTTACCTTTATCTACGCGGCTTAAAAGTAGCCGAACATACTGTTTTTGCCGTTCAGGATGGACAGAAAAACTACTATGATCCAACGTTTAATAAACGAGTTTCTTACTCAAGCGGCCAGCAGGTAAAACGCTCGTTGCTTGATATGCTCTCCGAAACGCTGGAAGAGAATCGGGCACCTGTGACGTTCAATTACGAGATCAATAACAAAGACGAGTTGGGAAATAAAGAGCCATGGTCACCCTGTGATCCAACGTACGCCGATCAGTTGATTGGGGGCTGGATGCGGGCGCGTCCGGGCGTGGTAACCTTGAAACGGCGTAGTCCACTGTCTATTTCAGCAATGCGTCCATTGCACCCATTGCTGGTCAGCATGACAAACGAAAATTTGACATTCGACCGGAGTGACCGACCAGACAATAATCCAATACGCGTTATCAACGCTGCCGGAGAAGCCCTTTCTGAGGAGCAGATTAATGATTATCTAACCAGAAAACAACGCACATTACCGCGTCGACATTGGATTCCAGATAATTCCCGAACAACCGGCTTATTTGTCTTCGATGTTGCCATCGATCTAAACCGGTTATTCAGTGTTTCTATCAATCAACATGAACCGGAACTAACAGCGGATTCATTACAAAATCTACGGGATGCTGGTTGGGTAGCCTCCGCTGATGGTGAACGGCTGATTGCTCCTGCTGAGCGTCGAACTGAAATTATTCCAGCTTTGGCGTCAGCTTTGGTCAACTGGCATATCACAAGCAATCAAGCACGTACCTACAGTCCGCAAACGATGTTAGCCATTACTATTGGCGACAATGCCAGCCGGATTGCTGGAGCTATTCGAGCAGACCTGGATGCTGAACAAAATAGGGACAATAGCTATCGGGCAATTCCAGTTGTTGAGCCTATTGATGGAGTGGATTTATTTACTTCTCTGGCTTGCAAAGGGTATGTGCCGGGTGTTAGCGGTTCGGTTGATGCGCTGGAACAGGCGGAACAACGGCTAATCGAATTGTTATCTGCTTACAATTACGAAAACTGA
- a CDS encoding CRISPR-associated protein Cas4, with translation MTILNPRIGGMLVGYYRLCPRKAWLSMRGLWMEQESDAVALGRLLDDHSYDRDEKHLTIDAEAPDGTELVGKVDRTNLKNGVLHETKKGRACEDSHRWQVRFYLWLLYLNGVTRSNGHPFTGQLDYPLLRRTEPVTLDAEHITELATTVSAIRAIADQETPPPRLGKRSFCTKCAFEELCYG, from the coding sequence ATGACCATACTTAATCCCCGCATCGGTGGGATGCTGGTGGGTTACTACCGGCTGTGTCCCCGCAAGGCGTGGCTGTCGATGCGGGGGCTGTGGATGGAGCAGGAATCGGACGCGGTGGCGCTCGGACGTCTGCTCGATGACCATAGCTACGACCGCGACGAAAAGCACCTAACCATCGACGCCGAAGCGCCTGATGGCACAGAACTGGTCGGTAAAGTTGACCGGACAAACCTTAAAAACGGTGTATTGCACGAAACCAAGAAAGGTCGAGCCTGCGAGGATTCTCACCGCTGGCAGGTCCGTTTCTACCTCTGGCTGCTTTACCTCAACGGCGTAACCCGTTCCAACGGACATCCGTTTACCGGTCAACTGGATTACCCGTTGTTGCGTCGGACAGAACCTGTCACGCTGGATGCTGAACACATCACGGAACTAGCCACTACCGTGTCGGCAATCCGGGCCATCGCCGACCAGGAAACACCACCCCCGCGTTTAGGCAAACGATCTTTCTGCACCAAATGCGCCTTTGAAGAACTCTGCTATGGATGA
- the cas1b gene encoding type I-B CRISPR-associated endonuclease Cas1b → MKRPHYLFSSGRLRRQHNTLCLERTTGERLPDDAPDDEGLPSAEADGARSPFPVEAVDSLYLFGEIDINSKLVTFLGQQGIPTFFYDYYGNYTATLFPREGQLSGRLRVDQARHYLSGKRRLVLARAFVEAALFNIERVIKYYQPRLVGEEQAAVQATLVELKKDREALPLTVDIHTLMAVEGRIRDRYYRLWPHFLGPEVAARFPFNKRERRPPSNELNALISFGNSLCYSTVLRQIYRTALDPTIAYLHEPGDRRFSLALDLAEVFKPLLVDRMIFRLLKTGELNPKHFEKYLGGCYLTEAGRKIVVSHWDERLSQTVQHRTMNKKVSYERLMRHECYKLVRHLCDPVGDLYQGFHMWW, encoded by the coding sequence ATGAAACGACCACACTACCTTTTTTCAAGCGGCCGATTGCGTCGCCAGCACAATACCCTATGCCTAGAGCGCACAACGGGCGAGCGATTGCCTGATGATGCCCCTGACGACGAGGGGTTGCCTTCCGCCGAGGCTGACGGTGCCCGATCTCCGTTTCCCGTCGAAGCCGTCGACAGTTTGTATCTGTTCGGCGAAATCGACATCAACAGCAAACTCGTCACATTCCTAGGGCAGCAGGGTATTCCGACGTTTTTCTACGACTACTACGGCAATTATACGGCCACTCTGTTCCCTCGAGAGGGGCAGTTGTCGGGGCGGTTGCGCGTTGATCAGGCCCGGCATTATCTGAGTGGGAAACGAAGGTTGGTGTTGGCCCGCGCTTTTGTGGAAGCGGCTCTGTTCAACATTGAACGCGTTATCAAATACTATCAACCTCGGTTGGTAGGGGAGGAGCAAGCAGCCGTGCAAGCTACCCTAGTGGAATTGAAAAAAGACCGAGAAGCCCTACCGCTGACGGTTGATATTCACACACTAATGGCGGTTGAAGGGCGTATTCGGGATCGATACTATCGACTTTGGCCCCACTTTCTGGGGCCGGAAGTAGCGGCCCGGTTTCCGTTCAACAAACGTGAACGACGACCACCTTCCAACGAGTTGAACGCCCTGATTTCGTTTGGCAACTCGCTCTGCTATTCGACCGTACTGCGTCAGATTTACCGGACCGCTCTCGACCCGACTATTGCCTATCTGCACGAACCCGGCGACCGACGATTCTCGCTGGCGCTGGACCTAGCCGAAGTCTTCAAGCCCCTGCTGGTAGACCGGATGATTTTCCGGCTCCTAAAAACGGGTGAGTTGAATCCAAAGCACTTCGAGAAATACTTGGGTGGATGTTACCTGACCGAGGCCGGACGCAAAATTGTGGTTAGCCATTGGGATGAGCGCCTAAGCCAGACCGTTCAGCACCGCACCATGAACAAGAAAGTATCCTACGAGCGGCTGATGCGCCACGAGTGCTACAAACTTGTGCGTCACTTGTGCGATCCGGTCGGCGATCTGTATCAGGGTTTTCATATGTGGTGGTAA
- the cas2 gene encoding CRISPR-associated endonuclease Cas2: MPFCIAVYDVNQKRVGKMLKLFRRYLTWVQNSVFEGDLTVGQLKQLQLEADALLQDDDGVVFYQFRDERYVERIALGTDDVNRTRFL, translated from the coding sequence ATGCCGTTTTGTATTGCCGTCTATGATGTAAACCAGAAGCGGGTGGGTAAAATGCTCAAATTATTCCGGCGTTACCTAACCTGGGTACAGAATTCAGTTTTTGAAGGTGACCTGACCGTTGGTCAGTTGAAACAGTTACAACTGGAAGCGGATGCGCTTTTGCAGGACGATGACGGCGTGGTGTTTTATCAGTTTCGCGACGAACGCTACGTCGAACGCATTGCACTCGGCACTGATGATGTAAACCGAACGCGGTTTTTATAA
- a CDS encoding helix-turn-helix transcriptional regulator: MDTQTIHHGRNVKRIREILGIKQDVLATSLGLSQQAVSQLERKERLDANTLEKVSKVLGVSEEAIKNFTDEAAINIVANTINNHDQSTVVNYYPTFNPIDKIVELYEEKAALYERMLAMEREKNELLQKLLNAKE, translated from the coding sequence ATGGACACGCAAACAATCCACCACGGTCGCAACGTCAAACGCATTCGGGAAATTTTGGGCATCAAACAAGACGTATTGGCTACGTCTTTGGGGCTTAGTCAACAAGCCGTATCCCAACTGGAACGAAAAGAGCGATTGGACGCAAATACTTTAGAAAAGGTTTCCAAAGTGCTTGGTGTTTCCGAAGAAGCAATTAAAAACTTTACAGACGAAGCCGCAATAAATATTGTAGCCAACACTATAAACAACCATGATCAATCCACTGTGGTAAATTATTATCCTACCTTCAATCCCATTGATAAAATCGTTGAATTATATGAAGAAAAGGCAGCCTTATATGAGCGAATGTTAGCAATGGAGCGGGAGAAAAACGAGTTGTTGCAGAAACTATTAAATGCAAAAGAATAA